The following proteins come from a genomic window of Synechococcus sp. UW69:
- the pdeM gene encoding ligase-associated DNA damage response endonuclease PdeM has protein sequence MTPLEWAWGKSSLTFLPQRALWRAEGRELFVADLHLGKAEVFQAHGVPMPSDGDQGTLNPLLALCHAWAPERLFVLGDLVHARIGITAPLRDTLLALPDLCGCPVVLIGGNHDCGSWIEGMPQQPSQRLGNFWLSHAPERVPEPGLLNVCGHLHPMTRLRSRSDQLRLPCFAFDPDGPRLVIPAFGQLTGGHDCGDRYRQWLVADGSIIPWFEQLPHHRERRIA, from the coding sequence ATGACCCCATTGGAGTGGGCCTGGGGCAAGAGCTCCCTGACGTTTTTGCCCCAGCGGGCGTTATGGCGGGCTGAGGGTCGTGAGCTGTTCGTGGCCGATCTGCATCTCGGCAAAGCCGAGGTGTTCCAGGCCCATGGCGTTCCCATGCCCAGTGACGGTGATCAAGGAACCCTGAATCCACTGCTGGCCCTGTGTCACGCCTGGGCGCCTGAGCGATTGTTTGTTCTGGGTGATCTGGTGCACGCCCGGATTGGCATCACAGCTCCGCTGCGGGACACGTTGTTGGCATTGCCTGATCTCTGTGGTTGTCCGGTTGTGCTGATCGGTGGGAACCATGATTGCGGTAGCTGGATTGAAGGCATGCCCCAGCAGCCATCACAGCGGCTTGGCAATTTCTGGTTAAGTCATGCCCCTGAACGGGTTCCGGAGCCAGGTTTGTTGAATGTGTGTGGCCATTTGCATCCCATGACCCGGCTTCGCAGCCGTTCTGATCAGTTGCGTTTGCCCTGCTTCGCCTTTGATCCGGATGGTCCGCGTCTTGTAATTCCCGCTTTCGGACAGTTGACGGGAGGCCATGACTGCGGCGACCGTTACCGGCAATGGCTGGTTGCTGACGGCTCCATCATTCCTTGGTTCGAACAACTCCCCCACCACCGAGAGCGAAGGATCGCGTGA
- a CDS encoding transporter substrate-binding domain-containing protein, whose product MPTLRRWSFVLALACISSAVPAQAEQLKVGISGSPPFVIKDGSHFSGISLEIWRRVAEDNNISYKLIQQPTPKAGIEAVDDGSIDVLVGPISITSRRLAIPGIDFTQPYFLSKEGILLPLKTPSIFSRVQVFFGWAVISSVLVLISVLFVVGSLIWMAERQKNSEQFPRDWLPGISSGMWFALVTLTTVGYGDKAPVTRTGRGITGAWMVISLIAVSSLTASLASAFTLFLSGATETAIDSPQQLSNRRVAVVEGTDGMELAENREMRVVPAPNLASAVQLVMSRKADALIFDRHSIRYHLKNNPDLAVRLAPFNVSDETYGFVLKPTSPLRTPMGVSILKLQQSGEAENIANKFLD is encoded by the coding sequence ATGCCAACCCTTCGACGCTGGTCCTTCGTACTAGCGCTCGCCTGCATCAGCAGCGCAGTTCCAGCGCAGGCCGAGCAGCTGAAGGTTGGGATCAGTGGCTCACCTCCTTTCGTGATCAAGGACGGAAGTCACTTCAGCGGCATCAGCCTCGAAATCTGGAGGCGCGTCGCCGAAGACAACAACATCAGCTACAAGCTGATTCAGCAACCGACGCCCAAAGCCGGTATTGAAGCGGTGGACGACGGAAGCATCGACGTGCTCGTCGGCCCGATCAGCATCACCTCCCGCCGACTTGCCATCCCAGGGATTGACTTCACCCAGCCCTACTTCCTTAGCAAGGAGGGCATCCTTCTTCCCCTCAAAACACCCTCCATTTTCAGTCGCGTTCAGGTGTTCTTCGGCTGGGCCGTGATCTCCTCGGTTTTGGTGCTGATCAGCGTGCTGTTTGTGGTTGGCAGCCTGATCTGGATGGCCGAGCGGCAGAAGAACAGTGAACAGTTTCCCCGCGACTGGCTTCCCGGCATCAGCAGCGGCATGTGGTTTGCCCTGGTGACCTTGACGACGGTGGGCTATGGCGACAAAGCGCCCGTAACGCGCACCGGCCGTGGCATCACGGGAGCCTGGATGGTGATCTCGCTGATTGCGGTGTCCTCCCTGACCGCCAGCCTCGCGTCGGCGTTCACGTTGTTTCTCTCAGGCGCCACAGAAACAGCGATCGACAGTCCTCAACAGCTCAGCAACCGACGGGTCGCCGTCGTTGAAGGCACCGATGGAATGGAATTAGCGGAAAACCGGGAGATGCGCGTTGTCCCAGCTCCCAACCTCGCCAGCGCCGTTCAGTTGGTGATGTCACGCAAGGCCGATGCCTTGATCTTCGATCGACACTCGATCCGCTATCACCTCAAAAACAACCCGGATCTTGCGGTGCGTTTGGCACCATTCAACGTGTCGGACGAAACCTACGGATTCGTGCTCAAGCCAACGAGCCCGCTGCGGACGCCCATGGGTGTGTCGATTTTGAAGCTTCAACAAAGTGGAGAGGCAGAGAACATCGCCAACAAGTTTCTGGATTGA
- a CDS encoding CopG family transcriptional regulator yields MSLLQDLVQELQQRIEGQAMAPSTAAVADAAGSERINVTLPRGVMDDLKRHALAEGRSCGNLAAYLLEEALRRHRPLG; encoded by the coding sequence GTGTCCCTCCTTCAAGACCTGGTTCAGGAGTTGCAGCAGCGGATCGAGGGTCAGGCCATGGCCCCAAGCACGGCTGCGGTGGCGGATGCGGCTGGTTCGGAGCGCATCAATGTCACCCTGCCTCGGGGGGTGATGGATGACCTCAAGCGGCATGCTCTCGCCGAGGGGCGCAGTTGTGGAAATTTGGCCGCTTATCTGCTGGAAGAGGCCCTGCGTCGTCATCGTCCGCTGGGCTAA
- a CDS encoding PCC domain-containing protein — translation MHSLPLKLAPGSDLRLSLEELAQRDGISGFVLGVVGNLTKASFQCPGQADPTVLEGDLEVITLNGTFSPEGVHLHLSLSDGACQVWGGHLEPGTIVQKGVDLLIGVIEQREGSPAPQSSTPRLEIAVLPGCPWCSRALRILRTLDLPHTVTTVNDDAAFQAVQQRSGMTTFPQVFIDGSVIGGYDNLAAMQAAGELDALR, via the coding sequence ATGCATTCCCTGCCGCTGAAGCTTGCTCCCGGCAGTGATCTGCGCCTCAGCCTTGAAGAGCTGGCCCAGCGGGACGGCATCAGCGGCTTTGTTCTCGGAGTGGTCGGCAACCTCACCAAGGCGTCGTTTCAATGCCCCGGCCAAGCCGACCCCACCGTGCTGGAGGGCGACCTCGAAGTCATCACCCTCAATGGGACCTTCTCCCCTGAGGGCGTTCATCTGCACCTGAGCCTGTCGGATGGGGCCTGCCAGGTCTGGGGAGGCCACCTGGAGCCAGGGACCATCGTGCAGAAAGGCGTCGACCTGCTCATTGGTGTGATTGAGCAACGCGAAGGCAGCCCTGCGCCGCAATCCTCGACACCACGGCTGGAGATCGCCGTTCTTCCCGGATGCCCCTGGTGCAGCCGTGCCCTACGCATCCTGAGAACCCTGGACCTGCCGCACACCGTCACCACCGTCAACGACGACGCAGCCTTCCAGGCCGTGCAACAACGCAGTGGAATGACCACCTTCCCCCAGGTGTTCATCGACGGATCCGTGATTGGTGGCTACGACAACCTCGCCGCCATGCAAGCCGCCGGTGAACTCGACGCCCTCCGCTGA
- a CDS encoding DUF6737 family protein, with amino-acid sequence MNSTPSAEPPEQPPPEQPPFWSLKPWWCQPWSIVSTGVLVVGGSWGLLHRLWISLPLALGVLAWWLLFLVLVPAAYRSAAEPHG; translated from the coding sequence GTGAACTCGACGCCCTCCGCTGAACCGCCGGAACAGCCACCCCCGGAGCAGCCGCCGTTCTGGTCTCTGAAACCCTGGTGGTGCCAGCCTTGGTCCATCGTCTCCACAGGGGTGCTGGTGGTTGGCGGGTCCTGGGGACTCCTGCATCGCCTGTGGATCAGCCTTCCCCTGGCCCTGGGCGTGTTGGCCTGGTGGCTGCTGTTTCTGGTGCTCGTCCCGGCCGCCTACCGATCCGCTGCGGAACCGCACGGATGA
- a CDS encoding NAD(P)/FAD-dependent oxidoreductase, with amino-acid sequence MLKRDVDILVIGSGIGGLCAAGLCARAGRDVLVLESHHQPGGAAHGFQRQGYHFESGPSLWSGLGRWPSSNPLAQVLRALGQTLEVIPYRTWDVLLPEGDLRIAVGHDDFEAVVRGLRGPEVAAEWRRFVEALRPIAAAADALPLLALRPGVDGMAQLLKRGGRLLPHLTAMRHLSGSFGPLVDRHLTDPFLRHWVDLLSFLISGMPMGDTNAAAMATLFGEWFEPEAHLDYPVGGSAAVVEALVGGLKAHGGNLHTGVAVQQLQVEGDRVVGATLADGTSIAARQVICNADIWSTLALLPDSVAPKWQRQRQATPACNGFLHLHLGFDATGLEDLPIHTVWVDDWERGIDAERNAVVLSIPSVLDPSMAPPGRHVLHAYTPASEPWELWADLERDSEAYQRMKQERCAVFWRVLERRIPDIRDRCELIMEGTPLTHSHFLNVHQGSYGPSLSAAAGLFPGVSTPLANFWLCGASTFPGIGIPPVAASGAMAAHAVLGRETQNRLLRELEL; translated from the coding sequence ATGCTCAAAAGAGACGTCGACATCCTTGTGATCGGTAGCGGCATCGGCGGATTATGTGCCGCTGGCCTCTGTGCCCGCGCTGGTCGCGACGTGCTGGTGCTGGAGTCCCATCACCAACCGGGTGGGGCCGCCCATGGGTTTCAACGCCAGGGTTATCACTTTGAATCCGGTCCATCCCTCTGGAGTGGTCTGGGTCGCTGGCCCAGCAGCAATCCATTGGCTCAGGTGCTGCGCGCTTTAGGCCAGACCTTGGAGGTGATCCCTTATCGAACCTGGGATGTGCTGTTGCCGGAAGGTGATCTGCGCATCGCCGTGGGGCATGACGATTTTGAGGCTGTGGTTCGCGGCCTGCGCGGTCCCGAGGTGGCCGCGGAATGGCGGCGTTTTGTCGAAGCCCTTCGGCCGATTGCTGCCGCCGCAGATGCCCTGCCCCTGCTGGCCCTGCGACCCGGGGTGGATGGCATGGCGCAATTGCTGAAGCGCGGCGGGCGCTTGTTGCCGCACCTCACGGCGATGCGTCATCTCTCCGGTTCCTTCGGCCCCCTGGTCGATCGTCACCTCACCGATCCCTTCCTGCGCCATTGGGTGGATCTCCTCTCCTTCCTGATCAGTGGCATGCCGATGGGAGACACCAATGCGGCTGCCATGGCCACGCTGTTCGGCGAGTGGTTCGAACCGGAGGCCCATCTCGACTACCCCGTTGGTGGAAGTGCTGCGGTGGTTGAGGCCTTGGTGGGTGGATTGAAGGCCCATGGGGGCAACTTGCACACGGGTGTGGCTGTGCAACAGCTGCAGGTGGAGGGGGACCGCGTCGTGGGTGCGACGCTGGCGGATGGAACGTCGATCGCGGCGCGGCAGGTGATCTGCAATGCCGATATCTGGTCCACCCTTGCGCTGCTGCCGGACTCCGTCGCGCCGAAGTGGCAGCGTCAACGCCAGGCGACGCCGGCCTGCAATGGCTTTCTACATCTGCATTTGGGCTTTGATGCCACGGGGCTGGAGGATCTGCCGATCCACACCGTCTGGGTTGATGACTGGGAGCGTGGGATCGACGCCGAACGCAATGCCGTGGTGTTGTCCATCCCGTCGGTGTTGGATCCTTCCATGGCTCCGCCGGGTCGCCATGTGCTGCATGCCTACACCCCGGCCAGCGAGCCGTGGGAGCTCTGGGCTGATCTGGAGCGCGACAGTGAGGCGTATCAGCGGATGAAACAGGAGCGATGCGCTGTGTTCTGGCGCGTGCTGGAACGACGTATCCCCGACATTCGCGACCGCTGCGAGTTGATCATGGAGGGAACGCCGCTGACCCACAGCCATTTCCTCAATGTGCATCAAGGCAGTTATGGCCCTTCGCTTTCAGCCGCTGCAGGGTTGTTCCCTGGGGTGTCGACGCCCCTTGCCAATTTCTGGCTTTGTGGGGCCAGCACCTTCCCCGGCATAGGAATCCCTCCCGTCGCGGCGAGTGGTGCCATGGCGGCCCATGCCGTTCTCGGTCGGGAGACGCAGAACCGTCTGCTGCGAGAGCTGGAGCTTTGA
- a CDS encoding rhomboid family intramembrane serine protease: MRNRLLLPVLILTVAWGQELIDQLIFAGQWNLPMGPDQPWWGVLTSPISHAGFGHLISNSLAFLPLSWLVLSRGIRDYLSVWLSVLVINIPVALFWPTRSHGLSGVVYGLLGYLLLIGWLERRILSIVLGLVAFWLYGSALIALIPGVSAAGVSWIGHSAGFIGGLVAALAMYREPSAD, encoded by the coding sequence ATGCGCAATCGACTACTGCTTCCCGTGCTGATCCTGACGGTGGCCTGGGGTCAGGAGCTGATCGACCAGCTGATCTTTGCGGGGCAGTGGAATCTGCCAATGGGACCGGATCAACCCTGGTGGGGGGTCCTGACCTCCCCCATCAGTCACGCTGGTTTTGGACATCTCATCTCCAACAGCCTGGCCTTTCTGCCCCTGAGCTGGCTGGTCCTCAGCAGGGGAATACGCGATTACCTGAGCGTCTGGCTTTCCGTGCTGGTGATCAACATTCCGGTCGCCCTGTTCTGGCCCACACGGAGTCATGGTCTCTCCGGGGTGGTCTATGGGCTCCTGGGCTACCTGCTGCTGATCGGCTGGCTTGAACGTCGCATCCTGTCCATCGTCCTGGGGCTTGTGGCGTTTTGGCTCTACGGCTCAGCCCTGATCGCCTTGATCCCCGGCGTTTCAGCCGCCGGCGTGAGCTGGATCGGCCACAGTGCAGGCTTCATCGGCGGATTGGTGGCCGCTCTAGCGATGTATCGCGAGCCCTCTGCCGATTGA
- a CDS encoding AhpC/TSA family protein: protein MIPIQPLLDRLAEIPGMEGVSKRLVVVLGQLGDFDSIEYAQALVPRLPQLAAAGVKVQLFGIGNAAGAERFAAFTAFPLQQLIVDSSPVLHHSLGLESGLHLPGGPWPGFLLMCAGVGSPGTLREVLRGYTGDRSAAQIFDDEEWIEAFPLPRFRGGLFRRAGGDGFQRPFELATKRLRNMNEVLRHWRTYVPCDDYITQRGATVLLDADDSVIYSHRDQSLLGYSATMHRPLAFLDAVLSHP from the coding sequence ATGATCCCCATTCAGCCACTGCTTGATCGTCTCGCTGAAATCCCAGGCATGGAAGGCGTCAGCAAGCGTCTTGTTGTTGTGCTCGGCCAGCTGGGTGACTTCGACTCGATCGAATATGCCCAGGCGTTGGTGCCGAGGCTTCCCCAGTTGGCGGCGGCCGGGGTCAAGGTTCAGTTGTTCGGCATTGGCAACGCTGCTGGCGCTGAGCGCTTCGCTGCCTTCACGGCGTTTCCCCTGCAGCAGCTGATCGTGGATTCTTCACCGGTGTTGCATCACTCCCTTGGCTTGGAGTCCGGGCTGCATCTGCCTGGTGGGCCATGGCCTGGTTTTCTGCTGATGTGTGCCGGTGTGGGATCTCCAGGCACCCTGCGTGAGGTGCTGCGTGGTTACACCGGTGATCGCTCAGCTGCCCAGATCTTCGATGACGAGGAGTGGATCGAGGCGTTTCCTCTGCCCCGCTTTCGTGGAGGTCTGTTCCGCCGGGCCGGTGGTGATGGCTTTCAGCGACCTTTTGAACTTGCAACCAAGCGTCTGCGCAACATGAACGAAGTGCTCCGGCACTGGCGCACCTATGTGCCTTGCGATGACTACATCACCCAGCGCGGTGCCACGGTGCTGCTTGATGCTGATGACAGCGTGATTTACAGCCATCGCGATCAAAGTCTGCTGGGTTATTCCGCCACCATGCATCGCCCCCTGGCGTTTCTCGATGCTGTCTTGTCTCACCCCTGA
- a CDS encoding phycobilisome rod-core linker polypeptide: MSFDRDPFLESQFKSGSITVRDFVRGLLLSERFYNGYVACNNNERIVEQVLGRVLGRPVYGSDEKGSWSIVIAEQGFSGFVDAVLASPEYFERFGNDEIPEQVNRTLPGRPQGEMPIYQRLPRYGESWRERLIRDGLMLSIDAFNKISRPMTVSRQIYEKPKGRLLKLWLLFLIVGGAGSLYLVLLIFSQMFTIR, encoded by the coding sequence ATGTCTTTTGATCGCGATCCTTTTCTAGAATCTCAATTTAAGTCTGGCAGCATCACAGTAAGGGATTTCGTAAGGGGCTTGCTCCTCTCAGAGCGTTTTTACAATGGATATGTTGCATGCAACAATAACGAGAGAATTGTCGAGCAGGTTTTAGGGCGGGTTTTGGGCCGTCCTGTTTATGGCTCAGACGAAAAGGGGTCTTGGTCTATTGTTATTGCTGAGCAAGGATTTTCAGGATTTGTTGATGCTGTTCTTGCCTCTCCTGAGTATTTTGAGAGATTTGGAAATGATGAGATACCTGAACAAGTTAATCGAACCTTGCCAGGCCGTCCTCAGGGTGAGATGCCCATCTATCAGCGCCTGCCCCGCTATGGAGAGAGTTGGCGCGAGCGCTTGATTCGTGATGGGTTGATGTTGTCTATAGATGCTTTCAATAAAATTAGTCGTCCAATGACGGTATCCCGTCAGATTTACGAAAAGCCAAAGGGTCGTCTTCTCAAGCTTTGGCTTCTTTTCTTAATTGTTGGTGGCGCTGGAAGCCTTTACTTGGTGCTTTTAATCTTCAGCCAGATGTTTACGATTCGCTGA
- a CDS encoding ferredoxin — translation MYIERNLVDAAFSSHPGQLRTGSEPSLGGGLRDKAVWVEEVDCIGCRYCAHVASNTFVMVPETGRCRAIRQDGDSIDRIQEAIDTCPVDCIHWVDFEDLN, via the coding sequence ATGTACATAGAAAGAAATCTGGTTGATGCAGCTTTTTCATCACATCCTGGGCAGCTTCGTACGGGATCCGAACCATCTTTAGGCGGAGGACTTCGCGACAAAGCAGTTTGGGTTGAGGAAGTTGACTGCATTGGCTGCCGTTATTGCGCACATGTAGCGTCCAATACTTTTGTGATGGTTCCAGAAACAGGTCGCTGTCGTGCGATTCGCCAAGACGGTGATTCAATTGATCGAATCCAGGAAGCGATTGACACCTGTCCTGTCGATTGCATTCATTGGGTCGATTTTGAAGACCTCAACTGA
- a CDS encoding DUF4278 domain-containing protein codes for MELTFLGNKYAKSEKATTRPTIQLKYMGKSYRADQVNSVRNSVVLTYRGVSYSKA; via the coding sequence ATGGAACTCACCTTCTTGGGCAACAAATATGCAAAGTCAGAGAAAGCAACTACCAGGCCAACAATCCAACTCAAATACATGGGTAAATCCTATCGGGCCGATCAAGTCAATTCGGTTCGCAATTCCGTTGTTCTGACTTATCGCGGCGTCTCCTATTCCAAGGCCTGA
- a CDS encoding TFIIB-type zinc finger domain-containing protein, translating to MAVTVCQNCGSRRFRADRSMAGRLVCQNCGLAAGSRATRPTPLSNRRSNRKFWLVILLLAIIVLVVITS from the coding sequence TTGGCCGTCACCGTCTGCCAGAACTGCGGAAGCCGTCGGTTTCGTGCCGATCGATCCATGGCCGGACGGCTGGTCTGTCAGAACTGCGGTCTTGCGGCAGGGAGCCGAGCCACGCGCCCAACGCCGCTGAGCAATCGGCGCAGCAACAGAAAGTTCTGGCTGGTCATCCTGCTGCTGGCGATCATCGTGCTTGTGGTGATCACGTCATGA
- the pepN gene encoding aminopeptidase N, producing the protein MTAAASIRLADYTPWAFDLPNIALDVNIQSDHVVVNSRLSLQPRRSSEPLVLCGVDLAIESLAIDQTPLKPEDYSFADGLLTIADVPTQPFVLETCCRLDPYSNSSLEGLYASGGLLSTQCEAEGFRRISLHPDRPDVLSRWRVRIEASCSLCPVLLSNGNAIETERVGADRHAVTWDDPYPKPSYLFALVAGDLREIRDQYTTTSGRQVTLRLHVEEGDEPFTAHAMASLKRSMAWDESVYNLEYDLDEYNIVAVRHFNMGAMENKSLNIFNSKLVLADAVTATDAELERIESVIAHEYFHNWSGNRITCRDWFQLSLKEGLTVFRDQCFTADLHSEAVKRIEDVAMLRNTQFREDAGPTAHPVKPSEYQAIDNFYTTTIYEKGAELIRMLRTLLGPERFMKGMEVYVERFDGTAATTEDFVQAIADGATSQGEPLGFDLERFQRWYHQAGTPELRVERHWNSSLGQLTVDLHQTTPPTPGQAEKLPLVLPIAIALVGDQGRVGEEELLVMEGERASITLQGQPGDNAPALSVLRRFSAPVHVRLDQSLEECLQLLSSDDDPFCRWDAAQRLARQVLLARAENQPKRAVEEALIQALDQRISAYDGGDGMDLAALLALPGMAELEALQSPVDPLSLDQAFREWTQEMGVRLQSSLRRLLDLARADWAMAWPAGQGGRALTALAWRWLAAAGDAMVQAEALAAVSGPSMTLARGALRALLTLDSAEREQAMALFYDRWKDKPVILDAWFAMEASAPRSNALERVQQLLEHPRFDPLAPNSLRAVLGGFTANVQAFHATDGSGYRFMAEQIAAVDSRNPITASRMAKVFSRCNSYGSDRQKVMRQAIEQLASEPLSANTAEVVQLLMT; encoded by the coding sequence ATGACTGCAGCTGCTTCGATTCGTTTAGCGGACTACACGCCATGGGCCTTTGATCTTCCCAACATTGCCCTGGATGTGAACATTCAGAGCGACCATGTCGTTGTTAACTCCAGGCTCAGCCTTCAACCGCGTCGTTCCAGTGAGCCCCTCGTGTTGTGCGGCGTCGATCTGGCCATCGAATCCCTCGCGATCGACCAGACGCCTTTGAAGCCTGAGGATTACAGCTTTGCTGACGGACTTCTGACCATCGCAGATGTTCCGACCCAGCCGTTTGTGCTGGAGACCTGCTGCCGTCTGGATCCTTACTCCAATAGCTCTCTCGAGGGGTTGTATGCCAGCGGTGGTCTCCTAAGCACTCAGTGCGAGGCCGAAGGATTTCGACGCATCAGCCTGCATCCTGATCGTCCGGATGTGCTCAGTCGTTGGAGGGTGCGGATTGAGGCCAGCTGCAGCCTTTGTCCTGTGCTGCTCAGCAATGGCAATGCAATAGAGACCGAGCGCGTTGGCGCTGATCGTCATGCTGTGACCTGGGACGATCCTTACCCCAAACCCTCTTACCTGTTCGCCCTGGTGGCCGGAGACCTGAGGGAGATTCGTGATCAGTACACAACGACGTCGGGCCGGCAGGTCACCCTGAGATTGCATGTTGAGGAGGGTGATGAACCCTTCACGGCCCATGCCATGGCGTCGCTGAAGCGATCCATGGCATGGGATGAATCTGTTTATAACCTCGAATACGACCTTGATGAGTACAACATCGTCGCGGTGCGTCACTTCAACATGGGCGCAATGGAAAATAAGAGTCTGAATATCTTCAATTCAAAGCTTGTTCTCGCCGATGCGGTGACTGCAACCGATGCCGAGCTCGAAAGAATCGAAAGCGTCATTGCGCACGAATATTTTCATAATTGGAGTGGAAATCGCATTACATGCAGGGATTGGTTTCAGCTCTCGCTTAAAGAAGGTCTAACGGTTTTTCGTGATCAATGTTTTACTGCAGATCTGCATTCTGAAGCGGTTAAGCGCATTGAGGATGTTGCCATGTTGCGTAATACCCAATTTCGAGAGGATGCAGGCCCCACAGCTCATCCCGTGAAGCCATCGGAATACCAGGCGATCGATAACTTCTACACAACAACCATTTACGAAAAGGGCGCGGAACTGATCCGCATGCTGCGCACCTTGCTTGGGCCTGAGCGTTTCATGAAGGGAATGGAGGTTTACGTGGAACGTTTTGATGGCACGGCCGCCACAACGGAGGACTTTGTTCAGGCAATCGCCGATGGGGCGACCAGCCAGGGAGAACCCCTGGGATTTGATCTGGAGCGGTTTCAGCGCTGGTATCACCAGGCTGGAACACCGGAACTCAGGGTTGAACGGCACTGGAATTCCTCACTTGGCCAGTTGACCGTCGACTTGCACCAGACGACGCCCCCCACGCCGGGACAAGCTGAAAAACTGCCGCTTGTGTTGCCGATCGCCATCGCGCTGGTCGGAGATCAGGGCCGTGTTGGTGAGGAAGAGCTGCTCGTGATGGAGGGTGAGCGAGCCAGCATCACCTTGCAGGGCCAGCCCGGTGACAACGCCCCTGCCCTATCCGTGCTGCGGCGGTTCTCGGCGCCGGTCCATGTGCGGTTGGACCAGTCGCTGGAGGAGTGTCTGCAGCTGTTGTCTTCCGATGATGACCCCTTCTGCCGTTGGGATGCGGCTCAGCGTTTGGCACGTCAGGTGCTTCTGGCACGGGCTGAAAACCAGCCGAAACGTGCCGTGGAGGAGGCTCTGATTCAGGCTCTGGATCAGAGGATCTCCGCTTACGACGGTGGTGATGGCATGGACCTGGCGGCGCTGCTTGCACTTCCAGGAATGGCGGAACTGGAGGCATTGCAATCGCCAGTGGACCCCCTTTCGCTGGATCAGGCGTTCCGGGAGTGGACCCAGGAGATGGGTGTTCGATTGCAGTCGTCCCTGCGACGACTCCTGGACTTGGCGCGGGCTGACTGGGCCATGGCTTGGCCAGCCGGTCAGGGCGGCCGTGCACTGACGGCTTTGGCTTGGCGCTGGCTTGCAGCTGCTGGGGACGCAATGGTTCAGGCTGAGGCACTAGCGGCGGTCTCCGGGCCTTCGATGACCCTTGCGCGGGGAGCACTGCGCGCGTTGCTCACGCTCGACAGTGCTGAGCGTGAGCAGGCGATGGCCTTGTTTTACGACCGTTGGAAGGACAAACCCGTGATCCTTGACGCTTGGTTTGCGATGGAAGCGTCGGCCCCCAGGTCGAATGCTCTGGAGCGGGTTCAGCAGCTTTTGGAGCACCCACGCTTCGATCCGCTCGCTCCCAATTCCTTGCGCGCCGTCCTGGGCGGATTCACGGCCAATGTGCAGGCATTTCATGCCACCGATGGCAGTGGCTATCGGTTCATGGCTGAGCAAATCGCAGCGGTTGATTCCCGGAATCCGATCACAGCTTCACGGATGGCCAAGGTGTTCAGCCGCTGCAACAGTTACGGATCCGACCGCCAGAAGGTGATGCGTCAGGCCATCGAACAGCTGGCGTCAGAGCCCCTCTCTGCAAACACGGCCGAGGTTGTTCAGTTGCTCATGACGTGA
- a CDS encoding cAMP phosphodiesterase — MIRRSLATAALLMAAPLLFPATSQAQASKAKPTPATAMEVNTYGVMSIATFCEARAQKIDFSKSLAVALAAQLHVIYGKHGGLLPGSKTPLPEKQFLNNAGFMVVGGALKFCPKSVPAAEKARFEKAAASLKPAKK; from the coding sequence GTGATTCGTCGTTCGTTAGCCACCGCTGCCCTGTTGATGGCAGCTCCGTTGCTGTTTCCCGCCACGTCTCAGGCTCAGGCGTCAAAGGCCAAGCCCACCCCTGCTACGGCCATGGAAGTCAATACGTATGGGGTGATGTCGATCGCCACCTTCTGTGAGGCGAGGGCCCAGAAGATCGATTTCAGCAAGTCTCTTGCGGTTGCTCTTGCCGCTCAGTTGCATGTGATCTACGGCAAGCATGGCGGTTTGCTTCCCGGCTCCAAGACTCCTTTGCCTGAGAAGCAGTTCCTTAACAATGCTGGCTTTATGGTCGTAGGCGGCGCTTTGAAGTTCTGTCCCAAATCAGTTCCTGCCGCAGAGAAAGCACGCTTTGAGAAAGCAGCCGCGTCCTTGAAGCCCGCCAAGAAATAG